A genomic region of Collinsella aerofaciens contains the following coding sequences:
- a CDS encoding DUF4143 domain-containing protein, whose amino-acid sequence MDRYIGRCVDCLVERDLGIFGAVLIQGPKWCGKTTTAQRFAESSLSLSDPSGGFAALQLARLDPAQAIVGPTPRLVDEWQEEPKLWDAVRFECDVRGGEPGQFILTGSATPRAENQPMHSGVGRIARLRMDTMTLFELGISSGAVSLGALLDGDSVAASLGSIAGIAGIADLLCRGGWPQAVGKTTADAMRIAAAYIDGVCESDVSRADGVKRDPVKVRALLSSLARNESTLAGMRSIERDLGVDVSKNTITGYMDALRRINIVDDVPAWHPALRSPVKLRQGAKRHLADSSLAVALIGADPESLSSDPKTLGLLFESLVLHDLKVYAAASDATVSHYHDADDLEVDAIVHRRDGSWVAVEVKLGSPQVPEAVENLLRLERKLVDRGERPPAAKLIVIGFGMPAHVTSEGIVVAPVDTLGI is encoded by the coding sequence ATGGATAGGTATATAGGACGTTGTGTTGACTGCTTGGTCGAGCGCGACCTTGGCATTTTTGGTGCAGTGCTCATTCAGGGGCCGAAATGGTGTGGAAAGACAACGACAGCTCAGAGATTTGCCGAGTCATCGTTATCTCTCTCCGACCCATCTGGCGGTTTTGCGGCCCTCCAACTCGCTCGTCTCGATCCGGCCCAAGCAATTGTCGGACCGACCCCGAGGCTTGTCGACGAATGGCAGGAAGAACCGAAGCTATGGGATGCCGTGCGATTCGAATGCGATGTCAGGGGAGGGGAGCCAGGACAGTTCATTCTCACCGGATCTGCGACGCCGCGAGCCGAGAACCAGCCGATGCACAGCGGTGTGGGTCGAATCGCCCGTTTGCGGATGGATACCATGACGCTTTTCGAGCTCGGTATTTCGTCGGGAGCGGTCTCGCTTGGTGCGCTGCTCGATGGCGATTCCGTTGCGGCGTCACTCGGATCCATCGCCGGTATCGCCGGTATCGCGGATTTGCTCTGCCGCGGCGGTTGGCCCCAAGCGGTCGGTAAGACAACTGCCGACGCAATGCGGATAGCCGCCGCCTATATTGACGGTGTTTGCGAGTCTGACGTTTCGAGGGCGGATGGAGTGAAACGTGACCCGGTTAAGGTAAGGGCCTTGCTCTCGTCGCTTGCACGCAATGAATCAACTCTTGCCGGCATGAGGTCCATCGAAAGGGATTTGGGTGTTGACGTCTCAAAGAATACGATTACCGGCTACATGGACGCGCTGCGCCGTATCAATATCGTCGACGATGTCCCCGCGTGGCATCCGGCTCTCAGGTCGCCGGTGAAGTTGCGGCAGGGCGCGAAGCGGCACCTTGCGGACTCATCGCTCGCCGTCGCCCTCATCGGTGCGGATCCGGAGTCGTTGTCATCCGATCCGAAGACCCTTGGCTTGCTCTTCGAATCCCTTGTGCTGCACGATCTCAAGGTTTACGCGGCGGCCAGCGATGCGACCGTATCTCACTACCACGACGCTGACGACCTAGAGGTCGACGCGATTGTCCATCGTCGTGACGGCTCGTGGGTTGCCGTTGAGGTTAAGCTCGGGAGCCCCCAAGTCCCAGAGGCAGTGGAAAATCTGCTTCGACTTGAGCGAAAGCTGGTCGATCGCGGGGAGAGGCCGCCTGCGGCGAAACTCATCGTCATCGGGTTTGGTATGCCGGCTCACGTAACTAGCGAAGGCATCGTTGTTGCTCCGGTCGATACGCTCGGAATCTAA
- a CDS encoding helix-turn-helix transcriptional regulator, whose translation MTLFVMDTKTLQKSFGLRCKELRAGLGCSQEQFANLIEMDRSYYASIEVGRRNVSLSNLKKIADGFQISIAELMRGVS comes from the coding sequence ATGACTCTTTTTGTCATGGATACGAAGACGCTTCAGAAATCATTCGGCTTGAGATGTAAAGAGCTCCGCGCTGGACTCGGGTGCAGCCAGGAGCAGTTTGCCAATTTGATTGAAATGGATCGTTCCTACTACGCGAGCATTGAAGTCGGGCGGCGTAATGTTAGCCTCTCAAATCTCAAGAAGATTGCCGACGGATTTCAAATCAGCATTGCTGAACTCATGAGAGGCGTCAGCTAA
- a CDS encoding relaxase/mobilization nuclease domain-containing protein, with the protein MTVIKQKSVSSDRYAKNVRKYINGKHALARDGWNIECDKYWFSKMAMTRKVFHHDKPSRAGAKNVTILHQILAFLPEECSCNGGKMTPEKCMSYAKEWVAQHYQNQQVIFALHEESDKAGKRYAVHMAINRTDLLTGKRCDTGGRRGKYKRASWVRELDDKWNLVQLEKGKKNSKIRERQPREIEKEIIDRDEYSYKNNLRELIHIAIDEGRVKNMEQFKKLLASWGVDIFIKNNRVYATDLDIKEAGNPKCTFNLTRLDGRFAVKQLEAAFEKNVLEAERALPYEKRCEIYIQRLKKAYSAWVEQAKASKGVAYNSFPKFIAPKCDEDLLEDPAVRDELLARRGYAREIRNRYAGAVPDADDDRVRAAGQAHGGSDAPHYRSDRTVDRGDYTRGDSAR; encoded by the coding sequence ATGACGGTTATCAAGCAGAAGAGCGTTTCGAGCGATCGGTACGCAAAGAATGTCCGTAAGTACATCAACGGAAAACATGCCTTGGCCCGTGACGGTTGGAACATCGAATGCGACAAGTATTGGTTTTCTAAAATGGCGATGACCAGAAAGGTTTTTCATCACGACAAACCTTCGAGAGCCGGTGCCAAGAACGTGACTATCCTTCACCAGATTCTCGCGTTCCTGCCCGAAGAATGTTCGTGCAACGGCGGTAAGATGACTCCGGAAAAATGCATGTCGTACGCGAAAGAATGGGTCGCCCAGCATTATCAAAATCAGCAAGTTATCTTTGCGTTGCATGAAGAAAGCGATAAAGCTGGCAAACGTTATGCCGTCCACATGGCGATAAATCGAACCGATTTGCTGACGGGTAAACGCTGCGACACCGGTGGCCGTCGAGGCAAATACAAGCGCGCTTCATGGGTTCGTGAACTTGATGACAAATGGAACCTCGTCCAACTTGAGAAGGGAAAGAAGAATTCGAAGATTCGTGAGCGCCAACCTCGCGAGATCGAAAAGGAAATCATCGACCGCGACGAATACAGTTACAAAAACAATCTGCGCGAGCTGATCCATATCGCAATTGACGAAGGTCGCGTAAAGAACATGGAGCAGTTCAAAAAACTACTTGCATCGTGGGGCGTAGACATTTTCATCAAGAACAATCGAGTCTATGCGACAGATCTAGATATCAAAGAAGCCGGCAATCCGAAGTGCACTTTCAATCTGACTCGACTCGACGGACGTTTCGCGGTCAAACAACTTGAAGCGGCGTTCGAAAAGAACGTGCTGGAAGCCGAGCGAGCATTGCCGTACGAGAAGCGCTGTGAGATTTACATTCAACGTCTTAAGAAGGCGTACTCGGCGTGGGTCGAACAAGCGAAAGCGAGCAAGGGCGTCGCCTACAATTCATTCCCCAAATTCATCGCACCGAAGTGCGATGAGGACCTGCTCGAAGATCCGGCGGTTCGCGATGAGCTTCTTGCGCGTCGCGGTTACGCAAGGGAGATTCGCAACCGCTATGCCGGCGCCGTTCCCGATGCCGACGATGACCGCGTTCGTGCTGCCGGCCAGGCGCACGGCGGTAGCGACGCGCCTCACTATCGGTCCGATCGCACTGTCGATCGTGGCGATTACACGCGCGGCGACTCGGCCCGCTAG
- a CDS encoding DUF6290 family protein gives MCEIAVMFDEGEMALIQVHADAAGVPFSEFVRRAALEKVEDMADIEAYGKALDEDDDARYSMDDVMRMAMWNN, from the coding sequence ATGTGCGAAATTGCGGTCATGTTTGATGAGGGTGAAATGGCTTTGATTCAGGTTCATGCGGACGCCGCAGGCGTGCCCTTTTCCGAGTTCGTGAGAAGGGCGGCACTCGAAAAAGTCGAGGACATGGCGGACATCGAGGCTTATGGCAAAGCCTTGGATGAGGATGACGACGCCCGCTACTCAATGGATGACGTCATGCGTATGGCTATGTGGAACAATTAG
- a CDS encoding ATP-binding cassette domain-containing protein: MKQGMQGFVDAFNTRAPQASGTDLSPEQQNDAELARYANAALAAQTDAAFLDSAESYYALMGEGFQSGSIVGDRETNDAALAYCRALSSSGITDIPASASDLPFLSFLPYAVATAPSFLPFIPFLLSSILVLGATRPATLAAKAPVPKFRRLIQIVFSIIAAGTAMLLAGLAPGGIYALALNGFGQIGYPIAFFHDGALTTTTAGNVFTTLLLALLAGGTLISVCSVVLSTATRRVFAGPLASALLVAAPAFPLLSDSALEHNAVLGLLPLAVFSPIEATGYVGCFPTEFIGSGSGSASMLAVALIYVAVLFAVGAVAARSPKQPGPAKKHHGLELLDASVGYGSTTILSIGSLFLSPGTAAGLVAPNGSGKTTLLEALSGQFPTRIRSGSLAADGICQRRSAEFAELVYLSSSGGADLYPTLSALEHLSFVREAWKSAADIDSLCNSLGISPYLDKPARKLSTGMKQQVKLAMAIATDCPYLILDEPLNGLDPGKRKTSCDAMRSEVTRGRSVLISSHLLDDLADLTDSFYFIEAGTLVEKIESSSQTLKQEYLDTYEGGE; encoded by the coding sequence ATGAAGCAGGGCATGCAGGGCTTTGTCGACGCATTCAATACGCGCGCGCCCCAGGCCAGCGGCACAGACCTATCTCCAGAGCAGCAAAATGACGCGGAGCTTGCAAGATACGCGAACGCCGCCCTTGCCGCTCAAACCGACGCCGCCTTTCTCGATTCTGCCGAGAGCTACTACGCGCTCATGGGCGAAGGCTTCCAATCCGGGTCCATCGTGGGAGACCGAGAGACCAATGACGCGGCGCTCGCATATTGCCGTGCCCTGAGCAGCTCCGGCATCACGGATATCCCGGCCTCCGCAAGCGACCTGCCATTCCTTTCCTTCCTGCCTTACGCCGTTGCCACGGCGCCGTCTTTCCTTCCCTTCATCCCCTTCCTTCTCTCGTCGATACTCGTGCTCGGCGCCACAAGGCCTGCGACCCTGGCGGCAAAGGCGCCCGTGCCCAAATTCCGGCGCCTTATTCAGATCGTGTTTTCGATAATCGCCGCGGGGACCGCGATGCTCCTCGCCGGCCTCGCACCCGGGGGCATTTACGCCTTGGCCCTAAACGGCTTCGGGCAAATTGGGTACCCGATCGCCTTCTTCCATGACGGCGCGCTTACCACCACGACCGCGGGAAACGTCTTCACGACCCTGCTTCTCGCGCTGCTTGCGGGCGGAACCTTGATATCCGTTTGCTCCGTCGTCCTATCGACCGCAACGAGGCGCGTCTTCGCGGGCCCCCTTGCCTCCGCGCTGCTTGTCGCGGCCCCGGCATTCCCGTTATTGTCCGATTCGGCGCTGGAGCATAATGCCGTGCTCGGGCTCCTGCCGCTGGCCGTGTTCTCGCCTATCGAGGCAACGGGCTACGTGGGATGCTTCCCGACGGAATTCATTGGCTCCGGTTCAGGCAGCGCATCGATGCTTGCCGTGGCACTGATATACGTCGCGGTCCTTTTTGCGGTCGGCGCCGTTGCGGCACGTTCCCCCAAACAGCCTGGACCCGCGAAAAAGCACCATGGGCTCGAGCTTCTGGACGCGAGCGTGGGATACGGAAGCACGACGATACTTTCAATCGGGTCGCTTTTCCTGAGCCCGGGAACGGCGGCGGGCCTCGTTGCTCCCAACGGCTCGGGGAAAACCACCCTTCTTGAAGCGCTGTCGGGCCAATTTCCCACCCGCATCCGCTCGGGAAGCCTGGCGGCAGACGGAATCTGCCAACGTCGATCAGCCGAATTCGCAGAACTCGTCTATCTGAGCTCTTCGGGCGGCGCGGATCTCTACCCCACGCTATCGGCCCTCGAGCACCTCTCTTTCGTTAGGGAGGCGTGGAAATCGGCCGCCGACATCGACTCGCTCTGCAACTCCCTCGGAATCTCCCCATATCTCGACAAGCCGGCCCGTAAACTCTCGACAGGAATGAAGCAGCAGGTAAAGCTTGCCATGGCGATAGCGACCGATTGCCCGTACCTCATCCTCGATGAACCGCTGAACGGCCTCGATCCGGGAAAACGAAAAACCTCCTGCGACGCGATGCGCAGCGAAGTGACACGGGGCCGCAGCGTGCTCATCTCAAGCCATCTGCTCGACGACCTGGCAGACCTCACCGACTCGTTCTACTTCATCGAGGCCGGCACGCTCGTGGAAAAGATCGAGTCGTCCTCGCAAACACTCAAGCAGGAATACCTCGATACATACGAAGGAGGTGAATGA